One region of Vallitalea okinawensis genomic DNA includes:
- the tgt gene encoding tRNA guanosine(34) transglycosylase Tgt, translated as MYKLLKTDGMAKRGEFHTVHGVIQTPVFMNVGTAAAIKGAVSTEDLKEIKCQVELSNTYHLHLRPGDEVIKKLGGLHKFMVWDRPILTDSGGFQVFSLTTLRKIKEEGVYFSSHIDGRKIFMGPEESMQIQSNIASTIAMAFDECPPSKATREYMVDSVARTTRWLERCVKEMNRLNTLEDTINKDQLLFGINQGGIYEDIRIEHAKRISEMDLAGYAVGGLAVGESHEEMYRVLEEVVPHLPQNKPTYLMGVGTPENILEAVERGIDFFDCVLPARNGRHGHVYTNNGKHNLLNAKFQLDDQPIDPDCQCPACRSYSRAYIRHLLKAKEMLGMRLCVLHNLHFYNTLMEEIRDAIDEGRYAEFKKAKLEGFKKK; from the coding sequence ATGTATAAATTACTTAAAACCGATGGAATGGCTAAAAGAGGTGAGTTTCATACGGTTCATGGTGTCATCCAAACACCGGTATTTATGAACGTTGGAACAGCTGCAGCTATTAAAGGAGCCGTCTCAACTGAAGATTTAAAAGAAATTAAATGTCAAGTAGAATTATCAAATACATACCACCTGCATCTACGTCCAGGAGATGAAGTGATCAAAAAACTAGGTGGTTTACACAAATTTATGGTTTGGGATCGTCCTATCTTAACAGATTCAGGTGGATTTCAAGTTTTTTCTTTGACGACCTTACGTAAAATTAAAGAAGAAGGTGTATATTTTTCATCTCATATAGATGGTCGCAAAATATTTATGGGGCCAGAGGAAAGTATGCAAATTCAGTCAAATATTGCATCAACAATTGCAATGGCTTTTGATGAATGCCCTCCGAGTAAGGCAACAAGAGAGTATATGGTAGATTCTGTTGCAAGAACTACTAGATGGCTTGAACGCTGTGTGAAAGAAATGAATCGTCTTAATACCTTAGAAGATACTATTAATAAAGATCAATTGCTTTTTGGGATCAATCAAGGTGGTATTTACGAAGATATTCGTATTGAGCATGCTAAACGTATCTCTGAAATGGACTTAGCAGGTTATGCTGTTGGTGGACTAGCTGTTGGTGAGAGCCATGAAGAGATGTATAGAGTTCTAGAAGAAGTTGTACCTCATTTGCCTCAGAACAAGCCAACCTATTTAATGGGGGTCGGTACACCTGAAAACATTCTTGAGGCAGTCGAGCGTGGTATTGACTTTTTTGATTGTGTATTACCAGCCAGAAATGGCCGTCATGGTCATGTTTATACCAATAATGGTAAACATAATTTATTAAATGCTAAATTTCAATTAGATGATCAACCAATTGATCCTGATTGCCAATGTCCAGCTTGTCGCTCATATTCCAGGGCATATATCCGTCACTTGTTAAAGGCAAAAGAGATGCTGGGTATGCGTTTATGCGTTCTTCATAATCTACATTTCTATAATACCTTAATGGAAGAAATTAGAGATGCTATTGATGAAGGCAGATATGCAGAATTTAAAAAAGCAAAATTAGAAGGTTTTAAGAAAAAATAG
- a CDS encoding TIGR04086 family membrane protein, translated as MAKSKYQIKRPKMSQSKNNTLLLSLTKGLVFGYMITAFFFILMAFILTYTNMLNNPTHQNVMLIIVTVIAVIVAGLKTAGSYKDTGWLWGGTCGLLYFIIFFLISYLVKGSISITSNGLSMLLLCLGSGALGGVFGGKRDEG; from the coding sequence ATGGCCAAATCCAAGTACCAAATCAAACGACCTAAAATGTCCCAAAGTAAGAATAATACGCTTTTATTAAGCCTTACAAAAGGTTTAGTCTTTGGTTATATGATTACAGCCTTCTTTTTTATATTAATGGCTTTCATATTAACCTATACGAATATGTTAAATAATCCAACCCATCAAAATGTGATGCTCATAATTGTTACAGTAATTGCTGTAATAGTAGCAGGACTTAAAACAGCTGGATCATATAAAGATACAGGTTGGCTTTGGGGTGGAACTTGTGGCTTACTTTATTTCATCATATTCTTCTTAATTTCTTATCTTGTCAAAGGCAGTATTTCAATAACTTCAAATGGATTATCAATGTTACTCTTATGCCTAGGTAGTGGTGCACTTGGTGGTGTGTTTGGTGGAAAGCGGGATGAAGGGTAA
- a CDS encoding methyl-accepting chemotaxis protein, with the protein MMKKISNKIILSTVAMCLLLAVVIGLMTFKLSYDMQMANIDQLGKMLKDDYDQMIKHEVETAVSIMEHSYSQYEKNLISLEESKSLAKETIRSLTYGESGYFWIDTSEGKNVLMPPKPEVEGTIRMDLKDVQGNRIIENIINAALDGGGYTNYYFPKAGSDVAEQKRSYSLYFEPYDWVIGTGNYVDDIDKIVAGETEAAMTYFTKFYITLLIVTVMVLLLVGGMSFYVGNRISKPIKVLNQLLGQVKDGDLTVYCDIKSKDEVGQLAESFNVMTSQIREFMNQTKNLSNTTVQSANDMMHLSSDLNASSEQVAIAVDELARGASDQAQSSQKSNEEIFEIVEGLDKIQEEISLADKLISDGGRSVASGQQAVNQQKVKMRDNQSACTNADVAIKDLMNISGEISHIVDVIESISSQTTLLALNASIEAARAGEYGRGFAVVADEIRTLAEESITSTQKISEIVIKIQSKVDVASNEMNQAQQAVEDQNHSLTETIDSFDKIRQSVETISDRIKAVVQQTSALAKNANASSEEIGNIASISEETAASTEEVSASCQEQAASMNQIAEKVQDLNQLAEELNTSMKRFKI; encoded by the coding sequence ATGATGAAAAAGATAAGTAATAAAATCATTCTATCAACTGTAGCCATGTGCTTGTTATTAGCAGTCGTTATTGGGTTAATGACATTTAAGCTCAGTTATGACATGCAAATGGCTAACATTGATCAATTGGGGAAAATGTTAAAAGATGACTATGATCAAATGATTAAGCATGAAGTCGAGACAGCAGTTAGTATTATGGAACATAGTTACTCTCAGTATGAAAAAAATTTAATAAGTTTAGAAGAATCAAAGTCCTTAGCAAAAGAAACCATTAGATCTCTTACATATGGCGAAAGCGGTTATTTTTGGATAGATACATCCGAAGGTAAGAATGTTCTTATGCCACCAAAACCTGAAGTTGAAGGAACTATAAGAATGGATTTGAAAGATGTTCAAGGTAATAGAATTATTGAGAACATTATAAATGCTGCTTTAGACGGTGGGGGATACACAAATTATTATTTCCCAAAAGCAGGAAGCGATGTGGCAGAGCAAAAAAGAAGTTATTCACTGTATTTTGAGCCTTATGATTGGGTGATTGGTACAGGAAATTATGTCGATGATATTGATAAGATTGTAGCTGGAGAGACGGAAGCAGCTATGACCTATTTTACCAAGTTTTATATCACTCTTCTCATAGTAACAGTAATGGTATTATTACTAGTAGGTGGTATGTCATTCTATGTGGGGAATCGAATTTCGAAACCGATTAAAGTACTTAATCAATTACTTGGACAAGTTAAAGATGGGGATTTAACCGTATATTGTGATATAAAATCAAAAGATGAAGTGGGTCAACTTGCTGAGTCTTTTAATGTTATGACCAGTCAAATAAGAGAGTTTATGAACCAGACGAAAAACCTCTCCAATACAACAGTCCAGTCTGCTAATGATATGATGCACTTAAGCAGCGATTTGAATGCCTCTTCTGAGCAGGTCGCAATTGCTGTAGATGAATTAGCAAGAGGAGCAAGTGACCAAGCACAGTCTTCACAAAAGTCAAATGAAGAGATATTTGAAATCGTTGAAGGTTTGGACAAGATTCAAGAAGAAATAAGTTTAGCCGACAAACTAATATCTGATGGTGGTAGAAGTGTAGCAAGTGGACAGCAAGCTGTTAACCAACAAAAAGTAAAGATGAGAGACAATCAATCAGCCTGTACCAACGCTGATGTAGCCATAAAAGATTTGATGAATATTTCTGGTGAAATTAGCCATATTGTCGATGTGATAGAAAGCATTTCATCACAGACAACTTTACTTGCATTAAATGCATCCATAGAAGCTGCCAGAGCGGGAGAATACGGTAGAGGCTTTGCTGTAGTAGCTGATGAGATTAGAACACTTGCAGAAGAATCCATTACATCAACGCAGAAAATCAGTGAGATTGTCATCAAAATACAAAGTAAAGTAGACGTAGCTTCAAATGAGATGAATCAAGCTCAACAGGCTGTTGAAGATCAGAATCATTCTTTAACTGAAACTATAGATTCTTTTGATAAAATTAGACAATCTGTTGAAACCATAAGTGATAGAATTAAAGCTGTTGTACAGCAGACAAGTGCATTGGCGAAAAATGCCAATGCATCCAGTGAAGAAATTGGAAACATAGCAAGTATTTCAGAAGAAACAGCAGCCAGTACAGAGGAAGTATCAGCATCATGCCAAGAGCAAGCAGCAAGCATGAATCAGATTGCTGAAAAGGTACAAGACTTGAATCAGCTGGCTGAGGAGCTCAACACCAGCATGAAAAGATTCAAAATATAA
- the potA gene encoding spermidine/putrescine ABC transporter ATP-binding protein, with amino-acid sequence MDNKLINLVNIHKSFDDTEVLKDFNLYIRENEFLTLLGPSGCGKTTTLRIIGGFEQPTKGQVYFESNAITNLPPHKRNLNTVFQRYALFPHLNVVDNIAFGLKIKGLSKRKIHTKVAEALDLVNLSGYEKRSIDQLSGGQQQRIAIARAIVNEPRVLLLDEPLGALDLKMRQEMQHELKRMQKQLGITFVYVTHDQEEALTMSDTIVVMNNGIIQQIGSPEDIYNEPNNAFVADFIGESNIITGKMLRDCDVYFLDTLWTCVDKGFDPNEEVDVIVRPEDVELVNVDEGIVSGIVTHVIFKGVHYEISVECNDYTWKIHSTLMKPIGTQVGIKVIPFNIHIMKKVVA; translated from the coding sequence GTGGATAATAAACTCATCAACCTAGTTAATATCCATAAGTCTTTTGACGATACTGAAGTATTAAAGGATTTTAACCTATATATTCGTGAAAATGAATTTCTTACTTTATTAGGACCTAGTGGTTGTGGTAAAACTACTACATTACGTATTATTGGTGGCTTTGAGCAGCCTACAAAAGGTCAAGTTTACTTTGAAAGTAATGCTATCACAAACCTTCCACCTCATAAAAGGAATTTAAATACTGTTTTTCAGCGTTATGCTTTATTTCCTCATCTCAATGTTGTAGACAACATTGCTTTTGGTCTAAAAATTAAAGGGCTATCAAAGAGGAAAATACATACCAAGGTGGCAGAAGCCCTGGATTTAGTTAATCTATCCGGATACGAAAAGCGTTCTATCGATCAATTAAGCGGCGGTCAACAACAACGTATTGCTATAGCTAGAGCTATTGTTAATGAACCTCGGGTACTTCTGCTTGATGAACCCCTAGGTGCATTGGATTTAAAAATGCGTCAAGAAATGCAACATGAACTTAAACGTATGCAAAAGCAATTAGGTATTACCTTTGTCTACGTTACTCATGATCAAGAGGAAGCTCTTACAATGTCTGATACCATTGTGGTTATGAATAATGGTATTATTCAGCAGATTGGTTCCCCCGAAGATATTTATAATGAACCAAACAATGCTTTCGTAGCTGATTTCATAGGTGAAAGTAATATTATAACTGGAAAAATGCTTAGAGATTGTGATGTGTACTTCTTAGACACCCTCTGGACCTGCGTTGACAAAGGATTTGATCCCAATGAAGAAGTTGATGTTATCGTACGTCCTGAAGATGTAGAATTAGTAAATGTTGATGAAGGGATAGTATCTGGAATCGTTACTCACGTGATTTTCAAAGGTGTGCACTATGAAATCTCTGTTGAGTGTAATGACTATACTTGGAAGATACATAGTACACTCATGAAACCTATTGGAACACAAGTGGGTATTAAAGTCATTCCTTTCAACATACACATTATGAAAAAGGTGGTGGCATAG
- the yajC gene encoding preprotein translocase subunit YajC: MGMAGMILYFGALFAIFYFLLIRPQKKRQKAVDDMQNSISVGDWIMTNGGLYGKVVDIVNEFLIVEFGTNKSVLVPISKQAIASVGEPNLTRKRIEEVEEDIDDEDEDFEDEDFDFDEDEDFLDEDE; the protein is encoded by the coding sequence ATGGGCATGGCAGGTATGATTTTATACTTTGGAGCATTATTTGCAATTTTCTATTTCCTATTAATAAGACCACAAAAGAAGCGTCAAAAAGCTGTTGACGATATGCAAAACTCAATTAGTGTTGGTGATTGGATCATGACTAATGGTGGGTTATATGGTAAGGTTGTTGACATTGTTAATGAATTTTTAATTGTTGAATTTGGAACAAATAAAAGCGTTTTAGTACCTATTTCAAAGCAAGCAATTGCATCTGTAGGTGAGCCAAATTTAACAAGAAAGCGTATTGAAGAAGTTGAAGAAGATATCGATGACGAAGATGAAGATTTTGAAGATGAAGATTTTGACTTCGATGAAGATGAAGACTTCTTAGACGAAGATGAATAA
- the aroC gene encoding chorismate synthase — MSGSSFGKIFTVTTWGESHGEGLGVVIDGCPAGLELSVDDIQEALNRRKPGTSQYTTPRKEDDELKILSGIFQGKTTGTPISLMVMNTNQISKDYSNIKDIYRPGHADLTYDARYGFRDYRGGGRSSGRETIGRVAAGAVAKKILKDFGVSFLTYTRSIGPIEVKEPIDTSAIYENPLYMPDNEAYERAASYLNELKAMGNSSGGIIECVITNYPAGCGNPVFEKLDAMLAKAITSIGAVKGFEIGSGFQAAKMTGVDHNDTVEMGPFGNLVKHTNHAGGILGGISDGSPIILRAAIKPTPSISLEQKTITKEGQTTSISIQGRHDPIIVPRAVVVVESMVALTLVDALLQQPTANMENLRKFFE; from the coding sequence ATGTCTGGTTCAAGTTTTGGAAAGATTTTTACTGTAACCACTTGGGGGGAATCCCATGGTGAAGGTTTAGGTGTGGTCATTGATGGCTGCCCAGCTGGATTAGAACTATCTGTTGATGACATTCAAGAAGCTCTAAATAGAAGAAAGCCAGGAACATCACAATACACAACACCTCGTAAAGAAGATGATGAATTAAAAATTCTATCAGGGATTTTTCAGGGCAAGACTACAGGGACACCTATATCCTTGATGGTCATGAATACCAATCAAATCTCAAAGGATTATAGCAACATAAAAGATATTTACCGACCTGGTCATGCTGATTTAACATACGATGCCAGATATGGCTTTAGAGATTACCGTGGTGGCGGACGTTCCTCAGGACGGGAAACCATTGGTCGTGTAGCTGCAGGAGCTGTGGCTAAGAAAATTCTTAAAGATTTTGGCGTTTCTTTCTTAACTTATACAAGATCCATTGGTCCTATTGAGGTTAAGGAACCTATTGATACATCCGCTATCTATGAGAATCCTCTTTACATGCCTGATAACGAAGCTTATGAAAGAGCAGCGAGCTACTTAAATGAACTTAAAGCCATGGGAAATTCATCTGGTGGCATAATTGAATGTGTTATTACCAACTACCCTGCTGGTTGCGGCAACCCAGTATTTGAGAAATTAGATGCCATGTTAGCTAAGGCCATTACCTCTATTGGAGCTGTCAAGGGATTTGAAATTGGATCTGGTTTCCAAGCTGCTAAAATGACAGGTGTGGATCATAATGATACTGTTGAAATGGGACCCTTTGGAAATCTCGTCAAACACACTAATCATGCTGGTGGAATCCTTGGTGGTATAAGCGACGGCTCTCCAATTATTTTACGAGCTGCCATTAAGCCTACACCTTCCATATCATTAGAGCAAAAGACTATTACAAAAGAAGGCCAAACAACCAGTATCAGTATTCAAGGTCGCCACGATCCTATTATTGTACCAAGAGCTGTCGTGGTCGTTGAATCAATGGTAGCACTCACCCTAGTTGACGCCCTCTTACAACAACCTACTGCAAACATGGAAAACCTAAGAAAGTTCTTTGAATAG
- the scfA gene encoding six-cysteine ranthipeptide SCIFF, with the protein MKRIKTLNQATLKKSMLKGGCGECQTSCQSACKTSCTVGNQTCENVK; encoded by the coding sequence ATGAAACGTATTAAAACTTTAAACCAAGCGACTTTAAAGAAGAGTATGCTAAAAGGTGGCTGTGGTGAGTGCCAAACTTCTTGCCAATCAGCATGTAAAACTTCTTGTACAGTAGGAAATCAAACTTGCGAAAACGTAAAATAA
- the scfB gene encoding thioether cross-link-forming SCIFF peptide maturase: MIHQYKLGELNIVMDIYSGAVHVVDELVYDLIQDYEKKSEEVLLKEYSEDHSKEVLLEALEEIKALKDEGLLFSEDEYGNVLQNFENRETVVKALCLHIAHDCNLSCRYCFAGEGEYHGDRSMMSAEVGKKAIDFLIAHSGNRRNLEIDFFGGEPLMNFGVVKEIVEYGRSLEKEHNKNFRFTMTTNGILLNDEITAYLNEHMHNVVLSIDGRKEINDLMRPSSNGKGSYDIIVDKFKKVAETRNQMDYYVRGTFTSHNLDFANDVLHLADLGFKQVSVEPVVASDDMPYALKEEHLPQLFEQYEKLADEMVKRRDEGKGFNFFHFMIDLNQGPCVAKRLSGCGSGCEYMAVTPWGDLYPCHQFVGLDEFKMGDVNEGITNEGKLKAFKATNVYTKPECKECWAKFYCSGGCSANSFQFYGDINRAYKVGCELEKKRVECAIMMKAKQMLAE; this comes from the coding sequence GTGATTCATCAATATAAATTAGGGGAATTAAATATTGTCATGGATATCTATTCAGGTGCCGTTCATGTGGTTGATGAATTGGTATATGACTTAATCCAAGACTATGAAAAGAAAAGTGAAGAAGTACTTCTCAAAGAATACAGTGAAGATCATAGCAAAGAAGTACTTCTAGAAGCTTTAGAAGAAATTAAAGCACTTAAAGATGAAGGGCTACTTTTTTCTGAGGATGAGTATGGAAATGTGTTACAAAACTTTGAGAATAGAGAAACAGTGGTTAAAGCATTATGTTTACATATTGCTCATGACTGTAATCTAAGTTGTCGCTATTGCTTCGCTGGTGAGGGTGAATATCATGGCGATCGGTCCATGATGTCTGCAGAAGTTGGAAAAAAAGCTATTGACTTCTTAATTGCTCATTCAGGTAATCGACGAAACTTGGAGATAGACTTCTTTGGTGGAGAACCGTTGATGAACTTTGGTGTTGTTAAAGAAATCGTTGAATACGGTAGAAGTCTTGAAAAAGAACATAATAAAAATTTCCGCTTTACCATGACGACAAATGGTATTCTATTAAATGATGAGATTACTGCTTACTTAAATGAACATATGCATAATGTGGTTTTAAGCATCGACGGACGAAAAGAAATCAATGATCTGATGCGACCATCTAGCAATGGAAAAGGTAGTTATGATATCATCGTGGATAAATTTAAAAAAGTGGCCGAAACACGTAATCAAATGGATTATTATGTACGTGGAACTTTTACAAGCCATAATTTAGATTTTGCCAATGACGTTCTTCACTTGGCTGACTTAGGATTTAAACAAGTTTCTGTTGAGCCTGTAGTAGCCTCTGATGATATGCCATATGCCCTTAAAGAAGAGCACTTACCTCAATTATTTGAGCAGTATGAAAAACTAGCAGATGAAATGGTAAAGAGACGTGATGAAGGGAAAGGCTTTAACTTTTTCCACTTCATGATCGATCTAAATCAAGGACCATGTGTTGCTAAACGCTTAAGTGGTTGCGGTTCTGGTTGTGAATACATGGCAGTAACACCTTGGGGAGATTTATACCCTTGCCATCAATTTGTAGGTCTTGATGAATTTAAAATGGGTGATGTGAATGAAGGAATCACCAATGAAGGAAAATTAAAAGCCTTTAAAGCTACTAATGTTTATACAAAACCAGAATGCAAAGAGTGTTGGGCTAAGTTTTACTGTAGCGGTGGTTGCAGCGCTAATTCATTCCAGTTCTATGGCGATATCAACAGAGCTTATAAGGTAGGTTGTGAGCTTGAAAAGAAACGTGTCGAGTGTGCTATTATGATGAAAGCTAAGCAGATGTTGGCAGAGTAA
- a CDS encoding helix-turn-helix domain-containing protein produces the protein MEIGKRLKELRIMNNLTQEELADRAELSKGFISQMENDLTSPSIATLTDLLQCLGTNLKEFFNEAEDEQIIFKEEDFFVKEYEDSRYKIEWIVPNAQKNMMEPIIVEMEVGGETENDNPHEGEEFGYVIQGTIYVYVGRKRFKAKKGETFYFTPTKPHKIINAGKTKAKFLWITTPPNF, from the coding sequence ATGGAAATCGGTAAAAGATTAAAAGAATTACGTATAATGAATAATTTAACCCAAGAAGAACTTGCTGATAGAGCGGAATTATCAAAGGGATTTATCTCTCAGATGGAGAACGATTTAACATCACCATCCATAGCAACTTTGACAGATCTCTTACAATGTTTGGGAACTAATTTAAAAGAGTTTTTTAATGAAGCTGAAGATGAGCAAATCATTTTTAAAGAAGAAGATTTTTTTGTTAAGGAATATGAAGATTCTAGATATAAAATTGAGTGGATTGTTCCTAATGCTCAAAAGAACATGATGGAGCCAATTATCGTAGAAATGGAAGTTGGTGGTGAGACAGAGAATGATAATCCTCACGAAGGAGAAGAGTTCGGTTATGTTATCCAAGGTACCATTTATGTCTATGTAGGTCGTAAACGGTTTAAAGCAAAAAAAGGGGAAACATTTTATTTCACACCAACCAAACCTCATAAAATCATAAACGCTGGAAAAACAAAAGCTAAGTTTTTGTGGATTACTACCCCACCCAACTTTTAG
- a CDS encoding YetF domain-containing protein, translating to MSSYIEIIIQTALSFFSILFIARLIGRQQISQLTFHEYINGITFGSIAGNMATDLNNETMQHFAGLLLFGVLTYLISLIALKNRTFRKVVEGEPLLVIQDGKLLENNLKKARYSIDEFNMLLRQNDCYTPDDVEYGILESNGLLNIIKKADKQNVTLGDLNLTANEDTIPTELIIGGQIIYENLKKRRLSGKDLIKKLKQFSVKRIEEVMYATIDENGKMYVDKYEDDLETKVDFSEDSKGI from the coding sequence GTGAGTTCATATATCGAAATCATCATCCAAACGGCTTTATCCTTTTTTTCAATATTATTTATCGCTCGGTTAATAGGCAGACAACAAATATCTCAATTAACATTTCATGAATATATCAATGGTATCACGTTCGGTTCCATAGCAGGTAATATGGCAACAGATTTAAATAATGAAACCATGCAGCATTTTGCTGGATTGCTCTTATTTGGTGTACTAACCTATCTAATATCTCTGATTGCATTGAAAAATAGAACGTTCAGAAAAGTGGTTGAAGGAGAACCTCTTTTAGTTATTCAAGATGGGAAACTACTTGAGAATAATTTAAAGAAAGCTAGGTACAGTATTGATGAGTTCAATATGCTTTTGAGACAAAATGACTGTTATACACCTGATGATGTAGAATATGGCATCCTAGAATCTAACGGGTTATTAAACATAATAAAAAAAGCTGATAAGCAAAATGTAACATTAGGTGATTTAAACTTAACTGCTAATGAGGATACGATTCCTACAGAACTGATCATTGGAGGACAAATTATCTATGAGAATCTGAAGAAAAGAAGATTGAGCGGTAAAGATCTTATTAAGAAGCTAAAGCAATTTAGTGTAAAAAGAATTGAAGAAGTCATGTACGCTACCATTGATGAAAATGGAAAAATGTATGTCGATAAATATGAAGATGATTTAGAAACGAAAGTTGACTTTAGCGAGGATAGTAAAGGCATATAA
- a CDS encoding PHP domain-containing protein, which translates to MTIDLHTHTTASDGSFTPEEIIERAHQNNIKALAITDHDTVSGLDEAMRIGKKYGIEVIPGIEFSTRYMKEDVHIVGLYIDWHNDILLKELEEVKRDRETRNQRMVNRLQELGYAISFKEAEKLAGGDILTRAHFAKLLVNKGYFEDMPEVFDKVLGTDGQGYVRRKTFTPEQAIRLIKAAGGLGIIAHPLLYKFDNEQLDTLVKNLKIIGLDGIEAYYYSFTDDETSSIKSLAEKYDLLISGGSDFHGDNRHGVDVGRGYGNLNIPYSLIEKMKERLK; encoded by the coding sequence TTGACAATTGACTTACACACACATACAACAGCATCTGATGGTTCTTTTACACCAGAAGAAATTATAGAACGGGCACATCAAAATAACATAAAAGCTCTTGCCATTACTGATCATGATACTGTATCGGGTCTAGATGAAGCCATGCGAATCGGGAAGAAGTATGGCATTGAAGTTATTCCAGGTATTGAATTTTCGACTCGCTATATGAAGGAAGATGTTCATATTGTAGGTCTATATATAGATTGGCATAATGACATTCTACTAAAGGAGCTTGAAGAGGTAAAACGGGATCGTGAAACAAGAAATCAGCGCATGGTCAATCGTCTTCAAGAGTTAGGATACGCTATAAGCTTCAAAGAAGCAGAAAAATTAGCTGGCGGTGATATTTTAACCCGGGCTCATTTTGCTAAGCTCTTAGTTAACAAAGGTTACTTTGAAGATATGCCTGAAGTTTTTGACAAGGTATTAGGTACTGATGGTCAAGGCTACGTTAGACGTAAGACTTTTACTCCTGAGCAAGCCATTAGATTGATTAAAGCAGCTGGTGGGCTTGGAATTATTGCCCATCCTCTGCTCTACAAATTTGATAACGAGCAACTAGACACACTGGTTAAAAACTTAAAAATTATTGGACTAGATGGTATTGAAGCTTATTATTATTCCTTTACAGATGATGAAACGAGCTCTATAAAGTCTCTAGCAGAAAAATATGACTTACTCATATCTGGTGGCAGTGATTTCCATGGTGATAATCGTCATGGAGTTGATGTTGGAAGAGGTTACGGTAACTTGAACATTCCATATTCATTAATTGAAAAAATGAAAGAACGATTAAAGTAG
- a CDS encoding ABC transporter permease, whose amino-acid sequence MKRKQLAYPFVIWVALFTVIPLCLIFYYAFVELNSTGDYTFTLAYLKKCFDPLYVKVFAKSIWLALISTVFCLVIGYPAAYILSRLQTQSNIWIMLIVLPMWMNFLLRTYSWLSLLEKNGILNNFIGMLGFNFRINILYTEYAVVLGMVYNFLPFMILPIYTVLKKMDQHIIEAAHDLGANKIVVFRKVIFPLSLSGVISGIAMVFMPAVTTFVVPSILGGNQVRLIGNVIEQQFLQADNWYFGSSLSIVLMVIILLSMGIITKYEKEEGGVGGLW is encoded by the coding sequence TTGAAGAGAAAACAACTGGCATATCCTTTTGTTATCTGGGTAGCTTTATTTACAGTTATTCCATTATGCTTAATTTTCTACTATGCTTTTGTTGAACTCAATTCTACTGGTGATTATACTTTCACATTGGCTTACTTAAAGAAGTGCTTTGACCCTTTATATGTTAAGGTATTTGCAAAATCCATCTGGCTTGCATTGATTAGTACTGTCTTTTGTTTGGTGATTGGTTATCCTGCCGCCTATATTTTAAGTCGATTACAAACCCAATCAAATATATGGATTATGCTCATTGTATTACCCATGTGGATGAACTTTTTATTGCGAACCTATTCTTGGTTATCACTACTTGAGAAAAACGGTATTCTTAATAATTTCATTGGCATGCTAGGTTTTAACTTCAGAATTAATATACTTTATACGGAATATGCTGTAGTATTGGGTATGGTCTATAACTTTCTACCTTTTATGATTTTACCCATATACACAGTCCTAAAGAAAATGGATCAACACATTATTGAAGCTGCCCATGACCTCGGTGCTAATAAAATAGTTGTCTTTCGTAAAGTTATCTTTCCATTAAGTTTATCAGGTGTTATTAGCGGTATTGCCATGGTATTTATGCCTGCTGTAACAACCTTTGTGGTTCCAAGTATCCTAGGAGGCAATCAAGTGCGTTTGATTGGAAATGTAATCGAGCAACAATTTTTACAAGCAGACAATTGGTATTTTGGTTCTTCTCTATCCATTGTGCTTATGGTGATTATCTTATTAAGCATGGGAATCATAACGAAATATGAAAAAGAAGAAGGTGGTGTCGGTGGACTATGGTAA